The DNA window TTAGATTTTGACTCTAAGAAAAATAATATAGGTAAATCAGAAAAAATTAATGAAATAGCACTTAATCCAAAAACAGCTGTTAAAGACTTAAAAGAAGATAATATAAGTGTAAATAATACTAAAGAATTAAATAAGTATAATGGTATTCAAGCTAATACTAATAAAATAAATACTCCTAATCAAGTAAAAGCACAAAGTATTGCAAATAATACTTATAAAGCTATTAATGATAATATAAAAGTAAGTGCTTATAGTATAAATAACAAAGAAGCTTCTTATTCTGAAATCAAAACCACTGGAATATCTGCTGTTAAAAATGAGCTAGCTAAATATAAAGATATTGGTGGAAATGGTGTTGTATACAATGGTAGTTTTAGAGATATAGAAGAAAAAGCAAGCTTAGTAGCTAGTAAAAAAGTAATTGATGAAATAGTTAAAAGTGCTACTATAAATTTAGATTCGAGTTTACCTAGTGCCTTATTTATTAAAAATATATCTTCAGATTCAAAATATATAATGGAAACAAGAGCCAAATATATAAATTTAGATAATTTTTATGGAAGTGATTATTTCTTAAAAAGAATAGGTTATGAAGATAAATGGAATAGAGTAAAAAGATTAGGAGATGCCTATTATGAAAATGAACTGATAGAAAGAAGTATAACAGAAAAGTTAGGAACAAGATTCTTAAATGGAAAAGAAATATCAGCAAAAGATTTAATGGATAATGCAGCAAGTATTGCTAAGAAAAATGGTTTAACTATTGGAAAACCATTGACAAAAGAACAGATAGCTAAACTTGATAAAGATATAGTTTGGTATGAATATCAAAATGTAGATGGAATACAAGTATTAGCTCCTAAAGTATATCTATCACAAAATACTTTAAAAAATCTAAATACTGATACTAGAAGTAGAATAACAGGATTAGAAAATACTTATGTAAGAACTGGTAATTTAGAAAATAGAGGTTTAATTGGTGGTTATGGAAACACTTTTGTAGAGGCAAAAGAAGTAAATAATAGAACATTAGGAAATCAACTTGCCGAAATAAGAGGGAATAATACTACAATAATAGCTCAAAATAACATCAATAATATTGGCGCAAGAATCTCTGGAAATGAAAACCTAAATTTAGTAGCTATAGATGGAGATATAGTAAATAAGAGTACTGTAGAAAAAATAGAATTTAATAATGGAGAATTTGATAGAAGTAAATTTACTAAAATAGATTCAGTTGGAGAAATAGTATCTAATGGAAATCTTAATATATTTACTAATAATTACACAAGTATAGGAGCTATAACTCAAGCTAAAAATGCTGATATAAATGTTACAAATGATATCAATATTCTATCTCAAGAACTTAATGGAGAACAAAAGTTTGGAAAAGATGATAGCCAATATAACTATTATGGATTTGAAAGAAATATAGGCTCAATAGTTAAAGTAGAAAACTTAAATACAACAGCTAATAATTTAAATATATCAGGTTCAGCAGTAGCAACAAAGACAGCTGACTTAAATGTAGATAAATTAAATATTGAATCAAAAGTAGATAAAGAAGATGAAATAAGAAAATCTTCATATAAGGATTTATTAAAATCAGGTTCAAAGAAAGAAACTATCCATAATGAAGAAAATTCAGCAGGAAGCCTTTATGTAGAAAATAAAGGAATAATAAGAGGAGATGTAAATCTTGTAGGAAGTAATTTAGTTCTAGGTGACAATAGCTTTGTAGCTGGAAAACTAACTACAGATTCAAGAGAACTTCATAGTTCATATTCTTTAGAAGAAAATAAAAAAGGATTAAGTGGAAGTATAGGAAGTTCAGGCTTTTCTACTGGATATGGAAAATCAGAAAATAAATTAAAAGAAAAAGATTTAACAAATGCTAAATCTAATCTAGTATTAGGAGATGGAACAACTCTTAATAAAGGTGCAGATATAACAGCAACAAACTTAATACATGGAAATATAAGTATAAATAATGGAGATGTTAGATTTGGTGCAAGAAAAGATGTAAAAGATGTAGAAACATCATCAAAGAGCAGTGGAATAAATTTATCTGTAAAAATTAAATCAGATGCTTTAGATAGAGCGAAACAAGGAGTAGACTCATTTAAACAAATGAAGTCAGGAGATATACTTGGAGGTATAGCAACATCAACTAATACAGTAACTGGAGTAGTTAGTGAACTTGCTTCTAATCAAGGAACAAAACTTCCTTTATAAGTGCGGTAAAAGCAGATAACACTGTTGGAAAAGCTAATCTAAAAGCTGCACAAGCAACTAATAACTTCTATGCAAATGCAGGAGTAAACTTAGGATTTAATAAATCAAGCTCAAATTCTAAATCACATAGTGAATCTGGAGTTGTAACAACAATAAGAGGAAAAGATAAAAATTCAAGTATAACTTACAATAATGTAAAGAATATTGAATATATTGGAACACAAGCGCAAAATACTAAGTTTATCTATAACAATGTAGAAAATATTAATAAGACAGCTGTTGAATTAAATAACTATTCTTCATCTAGTAGTAGAAGTAGTGGAATATCAACAGGAGTAACTATTGGTTATGGTGATGGAGTACAAACATCAGTAGATGCAGTTAAAGTTTCAGCCTCTCAATCAAAAATGAACAGCAATGGAACTACTTACCAAAATGGAAGATTTGTAGATGTAGATGAAGTGCATAACAATACAAAAAATATGACTCTTTCTGGTTTTAACCAAGAAGGTGGAAAAGTTACAGGTAATATACAAAATCTAACTATTGAAAGTAAACAAAATACATCAACAACAAAAGGAAGTACAATAGGTGGAAGTTTAAGTATAGCACCAAATGGAATGCCATCAGGAAGTGTAAACTATTCACAAACAAATGGAGAAAGAAAAGTTGTGGATAGTCCTACAACATTCATAATAGGAGATGGAAGTAATCTAAAAGTAGGTAAAGTAGAAAATACAGCAGGAGCAATAGGAGCAACTGGAAGTGGGAAACTATCAATAGATGAATATGTAGGACATAACTTAGAAAATAAGGATAAGACAACTACAAAGGGTGGTTCAGTATCATTATCGCAAAGTAGTATACCAATAAGTGGAGTGGGGGTAAACTATGCGAATAGAGATTTAGAATCAGTAACAAAAAATACTGTTGTAGGAAATGTAAGTATAGGAAAATCTTCTGGAGATGAAATAAATAAAAATTTGGATACTATGACAGAAGTAACCAAAGATGAAGATACAAAAACTAATGTATTTGTAGAATCACAAACAATAAGGTATGCAGTAAATCCTGAATCATTTAAACAAGATTTAGAAAAGGCTAAAAATGAAATACATGATATTTATCATGCAGTAGATAGCACAGTAAATCCACAAGGAAAAGAAAGTAGAAATGTACTACAACAATTAGCAGAAACAAGGCAAGCTAAAACAATATATAATGTAGTAGATTCAAGATTAGAAATAGCAGAAAATCAAGAAGATATAGCAAAAGCTTTTGAAAGAGTATCAGAAGATTTAGGCTATAAGGTAAAAGTAATCTATACAGACCCAAGTAAATCTCCACAATTAATAGGTACAGATAAAGATGGAAATACCTATATAAAGGATGGAACAGCTTATGTGGACAAAGATACAGGAGTAAACTATATTTTAATAAATAGTGAATCTCCAGCTAATAAAACTAAGGCAGGAGTAATAGGAACAATAGCAGAAGAACAGAGTCATATAATAGGAAAGATAGAAGGAAGACAAAAGACTGTTCCAGATGGAAGTGAAAAAGGATTAGAAAGTTTAGGAAAACCAACAAATGATTATTTTAAAAATCAATATAGTAAGAATAATAAAGTTATAGGAATAAAAAGTGATGGAAAAGATTATTCTAATGTTGATTTTGGTGAAAATGTGGGGGATCATTACTATTTTTCTCCAGAAGATCAATTTCAATATGATACATCAGAAAATGCTAAAATGGACGATGGTAGTTTTATTATAGTTCCTAATAAAAAGGAAGATAATATAGGAGAAGCTATAATAAATAATGAGGTTTCTTATATAAAAACAGATGCTTATAACTATTCAAAAGAAGGTAATAATCCAAAGATAATTGAAGAATTGTCAAAACAAGCAAAAGTAAAAAGTGAAAAAGATCCATACAATAACTATATTATAACAGTAAGTAGAGAAGAAGGAATAAATATATTAGCAGTTCCAAAACCTAAATCTTGGAAAGAAAATCAATCAAATGATTATAATGAAGCAAAAGGAATAGTTATAAAATATCATAAAAAATCTAAAGAAGATTGGAAAAATAAGAAATATGGAAGTGCAATTTTAAATAGGGCTATTAGTGGAATAAGTCTTCTTAATTTGGTACAAACAGGAATAGGAACAACTGAAGCTCAAAAATTATATAAATTTACTCCAGGAGAAGTACAATATGGTAAAGTAGAAGATATTCTAGCAAGAAGAACAAGAGCTCAAGAAAACGCAAAAGGATTAATAGATAATTCTGTAAGTGCAATAGCAATTGCAGCTATTCCAAATAAAATAGGTGGAGGAACAATAGCTATTCCTGAAACAGCACAAGCAGTGGTAGGAACAGGGGAAGTAGTAGGAACTGCAGGAAAAGTGATAACTTTACCTAAACTTGGAACAGGTGGAGCTAAAGCAATGCTAATGGCAAGTAGTGTAGGAAGTAACTTAAAAGATTCTGATAAAAATGATAAAAATACTACAGAAACAGGTAAAAATAATCCTAAAGATATTATAAAACAAAAGGAATTAGAGCAAGAAATAAAAAGTTTTGAAGAAATTAGTAAGGGTAAACCAACACAAATAGACACTAGAAATATTGGAGCTAAAGAAACTACTAAAAATGCTATTGAGATAAAAGTTACAAAAGATAAAATGAAAGAAATAGAAAAAATAGCTAAAGAAGGTGATCTATCAGGGATAAAAACAGAAAAGGTATTTGATTCAGTTTTAAAAGACCAACCTAATGTAAAGGTATATGATGGTAAAGTAGGTTCTAATAATGGTTTTGATCATGTTTATGCAATAACTGATGATAAAGGAGCAATAAAAGAAGTATGGATAGTAGATAGCAAACAAATGGGGAGTACAAAGAGATTAAAAGAAGGGGCAGTTAAATTAAATAATAATGCAACTAAATTAGGAGATAAAACTACAAGACAACTTTCTCCAGATTGGATAGAAGCTGATTTAGCAAAACTAGATGAAAACAATCCTATAATAAAAATAGTTGAAGAGGCTAAAGCTAATAAAACTTTAAGAACAGGAGTGGTTGCAGTAAATAGAGAAAGTAAAAAATTAATGTTTATTGAAGTAACTGTAGCAAATAAATAATAATAAAAAGAGGTGGATATTTATGTTAGTAAGCAAAAAAAAATTTAATGAGAAATTGGAGCATTTAATAAAAAGAGTAGATCTTTATAAAGAGGTTGAAAATGATTATCTAAAAAGGATAGAAGAAAAAAATGGAGACTGTCAATATTGTATGAGGTCATTGGCAAGAATTTATATAACTGTAGCTTCTAAAGAATTAGTAGTAGATAAAGATATAGAGAGCTTTAGAAAGAATATATATATATATTCAAAATTAAATCTTATGGGAACTGATACTAGAGCTTATCTTGCTTGGAAGAAAATGAACCTTTTTTGTATTCTGATGTCAAATAATAAAGATTTTTTAGATTTTATATTAAGAAATCTTGATATAATAGGACATGAAAAAGAAAAATATAAGAAATCTGAAGCTGATTTTTATTTAATGAGAACAATATTACTTGCTATAAAAGGAAATTGGGAAGAGGTAATAAAAAGAGCAGATTTTTATTCAGCTAATCCTTCAAAAGAAACAGGTTTTAAATATTTTCCTCTTGAGTTTGGATTTTTGAAAGCATTAGCAGAAAAGAATATTGAAAAGATGAAAGAAAATATAAATGCGATGTTAGAGGCAAAAGTGGCAAGACAAATGATGTATGATGAGAGTATATTTTTTTATCTTCATGTTTATGTATTATTATATTTAAAAATATCTTCATATTATGGATTTGATTTAGAAATAGAAAGTGATATAGTTCCAAAAGAATTAATTGACAATACTCCAGCTAAAGAGTATCCAGAGCCTTATGAATTTATGAAAAAATTTGGTTTAAAAACTATTACACCAGAAGAATGGAAAGCTTGGATATATGAATATTATCCAAAGCCTGAAGAATTAAAAGAATTTGAAGAAAAAGGAAGGTTTATATAAAGGGGGAGGAAATATGGCAGATATAACAGATGTATATGTAAGAATAAAATATAAGAAAAATGGAAAAATATATGAAGATGATTTACTAGAAGATGTTGATATGTATGATGCTTTATCCGATATGGAATATAATGGATTGTATTATGAAATAGATGACAAACTTATTATGAGAGCTTATGGTAGAAATTATTATGCTTTATGTTTTGAAAATGAAAGTGAATTAAAAGATTATTTGTTTGAAATTTCACAGGAAAAGGGAATAGAAAATATTTATTATATATATTGTGAATATTCATACATAATGGAAGTAATTAGATATGGAATAATAAATATAGATATAGTAAATAAAAAAGTAACTGTCAATATAGAAAAAGAAGAAAAATATATAGAAATATTTGAAAAAATTGCTAAAAAATCATATCCAAAATTACTAGAAAATTATGAAAAATATATAGATGATGAGTTAGAAGATGAAGAAGTAGAAGAGTATGAAGATAAAATGGATGAAATTATGGGGAAATATTCATTGAAAGAATTTGAAAAGTTTTTAGATAAGGTAAAATTAAAATAATAATTAGAAAAAAGCTGAATAGAAAATTTATCTGTTCAGCTTTTATACAATTTAAAATTTGCAAGAGTGAATGTTGGTTATGGAAGAAAAGTCTTAACAGATAATGCTTCTGTAAGTGTATCGTCTTCTAAATCAAATATGAATTCAAATGGAACTACTTACCAAAATGGACTATTTGTAAATGTAGATGAAGTTCATAACAATACAAAAAATATGACACTTTCTGGCTTTAACCAAATAGGTGGAACAGTTACTGGTAATATACAAAATCTAACTATTGAAAGTAAACAAAACACATCTACAACAACAGGAAGTACAAAAGGTGGAAGTATAGGTTTTGCACCAAATGGTATGCCTAATTCAATAAGTGCAAATTATTCACAAACTAATGGAGACAGAAAAGTTGTGGATAGTCCTACAACATTCTTAATAGGAGATGGAAGTAATCTAAAAGTAGGTAAAGTTGAAAATACAGCAGGAGCAATAGGAGCAACTGGAAGTGGGAAACTATCAATAGATGAATATATAGGACATAACTTAGAAAATAAGGATAAGACAACAACAAAAGGTGCTTCATTATCTTTATCTCCAAGTAGCACACCAGTAAGTGGAGTAGGAATAAACTATGCAAATAGAGATTTAGAATCAGTAACAAAGAATACTGTTGTAGGAAATGTAAGTATAGGAAAATCTTCTGGAGATGAAATAAATAAAGATTTAGCTTCTATGACAGAAGTAACAAAAGATGAAGATACAAAGACAAATGTATTTATAGAATCTCAAACTATTAAATATGCTCTAAATCCAAGTCAATTTAAAGAAGATTTACAAATTGCTCTAATAGAAGGAAAAGCAACAGGAAGAACAGTAGTAAAAACAATAGATAATGTAATAAATGGAGATAAGAGCCAAGATATAGGAGATGCTGAAAAAAGAAGTCTAATAGAAATAAAAGAAGCAATAGTTAGAGTTCAAACAGCACCTGCAATGGATATTATCGCAAAAGAAGATTTAGCAGATAAAAATGTACAAAAAGAACTTGGAGTAGAAATAGAAAGATTTGATCCAAATGACCCAACATTATCAGAAAAAGTAAGAGAAAGACTTGATGAATTAAAAGCAGAAGGAAAAGAAATAGTAGCTTTTTATGATAAGACAACAGGAAAGATATTTATAAATCAAAATGCAAAAGATGATGAAGTAAGAGCTTCCATAGCAAGAGAATACAAGATAAAAGAAGACTTAGAGCTAGGAAGAGGAAAAGCAAATGATAAAGGACAACTACGTTCAACAGTAGCAGGAGAGATAGCCTATGATGAAATAAAGGATAGATTAAAGAAAGGTGATAAAAATCCAATAAGTGCATCAAGATTTGATGTAGCAAAGATGGATAAGGATAGTGAAGTTACCTCTGATAAATATGGAGAACAAGTAGAAGGATTTGAAAATATAGCAGGTGGGGCATTAAAACTATCTAGTATAACTTCAGAAGTTAATGACAATCCTGAAATGTTAGATAAAGATCCAGAAACAAGAAAAAGATTATATCAAGCAGGTAAAGAATTTAATGAAACATATAATAAAAATATAGATTATATGGTAACAGGTTGGCATAGACCTGAAGTAGCAAAAGAAGAAGCACTCATTTTGGAAAGAGAAATACCAAAAGAAAAGAATCCTGAAGTAAAAAATCTTTTAATTGCAAGACATGGATATTTAGAAAGAGAAGCGCATCCTCTTAGCAGTATGGGAAAAAGTCTATTTAAAGGTGGAGTAAAA is part of the Fusobacterium nucleatum genome and encodes:
- a CDS encoding immunity 49 family protein; the encoded protein is MLVSKKKFNEKLEHLIKRVDLYKEVENDYLKRIEEKNGDCQYCMRSLARIYITVASKELVVDKDIESFRKNIYIYSKLNLMGTDTRAYLAWKKMNLFCILMSNNKDFLDFILRNLDIIGHEKEKYKKSEADFYLMRTILLAIKGNWEEVIKRADFYSANPSKETGFKYFPLEFGFLKALAEKNIEKMKENINAMLEAKVARQMMYDESIFFYLHVYVLLYLKISSYYGFDLEIESDIVPKELIDNTPAKEYPEPYEFMKKFGLKTITPEEWKAWIYEYYPKPEELKEFEEKGRFI